The Cylindrospermopsis curvispora GIHE-G1 genome contains a region encoding:
- a CDS encoding DUF29 domain-containing protein: protein MIYHRTQSIVGKSLYESDFWLWTQDTIAKLKARDFDRLDLENLLEEIEALGRSEKKELASRLETLLCHLLKRVYVNLPQDFNGWERTIREQRRRLAQSLRQTPSLKTFWEELFSDAWELALDTVRDDYPQYQFPDTWEFGTDIDTILNAHFWE from the coding sequence ATGATCTACCATAGAACTCAATCAATCGTTGGCAAGTCTTTGTATGAGTCCGATTTCTGGTTATGGACTCAGGATACCATAGCTAAACTCAAAGCTAGAGATTTTGACCGTCTAGACCTAGAAAACTTGTTAGAGGAGATCGAAGCATTGGGGCGATCAGAAAAAAAAGAACTGGCCAGCAGACTAGAAACCCTATTATGCCATCTCCTAAAGCGAGTTTATGTTAACCTACCTCAAGACTTTAATGGCTGGGAGCGCACTATAAGAGAACAACGAAGACGTTTAGCCCAATCGCTCAGACAAACCCCTAGTTTGAAAACCTTTTGGGAAGAACTATTTAGTGACGCTTGGGAGCTTGCACTAGATACCGTTCGAGACGATTACCCCCAGTATCAATTTCCAGATACATGGGAGTTTGGCACTGATATTGACACCATACTCAATGCCCATTTTTGGGAATAG